In one window of Synechococcus sp. M16CYN DNA:
- the glmM gene encoding phosphoglucosamine mutase, with product MVQTPISPVGLCLGDTVPEFGTDGIRGRVGTVLTPALCLQVGYWVGRVLVVEGPVLIGMDSRNTACMLASALTAGLTAAGREVWNLGLCPTPAVPLLIRKLRAGGGLMVSASHNPPADNGIKIFGANGAKLSGKRQAQIEAGLRGQSEHEDHDCSVCGGLRQSNDLLKDYRDSLLTSVGSRRLDGVSVVLDLCWGSATVCAAEVFQSLGADLTVLHGEPDGSRINVGCGSTELAPLRQAVIERGADMGFAFDGDADRMLAVDGLGRVMNGDHILFLWGSALQEQQILTDQRLVSTIMSNLGLERAWQQRGGIFERTPVGDRYVHAAMVASGAVLGGEPSGHILAASHGLCGDGVLTALQLSTLCHAQGITLSNWFNQSFQPFPQRLVNVTVTNQIRRKGWSSCKPLVAAIHSAKKKMGSGGRVLVRASGTEPLVRIMVEAADAALVDYWVEHLASVVDQQLNTV from the coding sequence ATGGTTCAAACACCGATCTCTCCTGTTGGCTTGTGCCTCGGCGACACAGTCCCTGAGTTCGGGACCGATGGTATCCGCGGCAGAGTTGGGACTGTCTTGACGCCTGCGCTTTGCCTGCAAGTGGGCTACTGGGTTGGACGTGTATTGGTTGTCGAGGGACCTGTCTTGATCGGGATGGATTCCCGAAACACCGCTTGCATGCTTGCTTCTGCTCTCACCGCTGGTCTTACTGCTGCTGGGCGTGAGGTTTGGAACCTAGGCTTGTGCCCTACTCCTGCCGTACCGCTGCTGATCCGGAAGTTAAGAGCAGGAGGTGGGCTGATGGTCTCTGCGAGCCACAATCCGCCAGCGGATAATGGCATCAAGATATTTGGGGCTAATGGTGCTAAATTGAGCGGGAAGCGACAGGCGCAGATTGAAGCTGGCCTCCGCGGCCAGTCTGAACACGAGGACCATGATTGTTCAGTCTGCGGCGGCTTGCGACAAAGTAATGATCTTCTAAAAGATTACAGGGACTCACTCTTGACGTCCGTTGGCTCCCGTCGTTTGGATGGAGTTTCTGTTGTGCTCGATCTTTGCTGGGGCTCCGCGACCGTCTGTGCTGCCGAAGTATTTCAGTCTCTTGGAGCTGATCTTACGGTTTTGCATGGTGAACCAGATGGTTCTCGCATCAATGTGGGTTGTGGCTCCACAGAGTTGGCCCCACTACGTCAAGCGGTAATAGAACGTGGCGCCGATATGGGCTTCGCTTTTGATGGTGACGCAGACCGAATGTTAGCCGTGGATGGCCTCGGTCGGGTTATGAACGGCGATCACATACTATTCCTGTGGGGCTCTGCACTGCAAGAGCAGCAGATATTGACAGATCAGCGCTTGGTATCTACCATAATGTCAAACCTTGGCCTTGAGCGCGCCTGGCAACAGCGTGGTGGCATCTTTGAGCGCACCCCAGTAGGCGATCGCTATGTACACGCTGCGATGGTTGCCAGTGGTGCAGTTTTGGGAGGAGAACCATCTGGCCATATTCTAGCTGCCTCGCACGGGTTGTGTGGTGACGGGGTCTTAACTGCTTTGCAGTTATCGACCTTGTGTCACGCCCAGGGGATCACGCTTAGTAATTGGTTCAATCAAAGTTTTCAGCCTTTCCCGCAAAGGTTAGTTAATGTCACGGTGACCAATCAAATCCGTCGCAAGGGTTGGTCTAGCTGCAAACCCTTGGTTGCGGCCATTCATTCTGCTAAAAAGAAAATGGGCTCAGGTGGACGCGTTCTCGTGCGAGCCAGTGGGACCGAGCCTTTGGTACGAATTATGGTCGAGGCTGCTGACGCAGCCCTGGTGGACTACTGGGTAGAGCACTTAGCATCAGTCGTTGATCAACAACTCAACACGGTTTAG
- a CDS encoding BadF/BadG/BcrA/BcrD ATPase family protein produces the protein MLLAGFDAGQTSTRCRVSQWHNGSWKQIGEGHGPGVSHLASSCGKKRFRRAISCSAAAALQNQTVTTLSGAVAGTSGIEEGSVAQQQATALLAEELNLDRSQVLATGDERTALRGAFPNCSGILLVSGTGMICLGRTDRGQEHRCGGWGWLLDGAGSAFDLGHQGLQLSLRMADGRQPDHPLRQQLWKALDCRSSAAVKARVVEPDFGAAGFAALAPLVVKAADQGMTEAHCILKHSADVLAASIATVASELDLKQPNLVGHGGALEHFYKFRSLVKTAVRELLPSAQWFPASGDGCQGALAMAKELNTKPC, from the coding sequence ATGCTGTTAGCAGGATTTGATGCAGGACAGACCAGTACACGCTGTCGCGTCAGCCAATGGCACAATGGCAGTTGGAAACAGATCGGGGAAGGCCATGGACCCGGTGTCAGCCACTTAGCTTCCTCTTGTGGAAAAAAGCGTTTTCGCAGAGCAATTAGCTGCAGTGCTGCCGCCGCCCTTCAAAACCAAACTGTTACGACATTGTCTGGGGCTGTAGCGGGCACTAGTGGTATCGAAGAAGGATCCGTGGCTCAACAACAAGCCACGGCTCTATTGGCCGAAGAACTAAATCTCGATCGATCCCAGGTGCTGGCCACCGGCGATGAACGCACCGCCCTGCGCGGAGCCTTTCCAAACTGTTCTGGCATCTTGTTAGTCAGCGGAACCGGGATGATTTGTCTGGGGCGCACTGATCGAGGCCAAGAACACCGCTGCGGTGGCTGGGGTTGGCTGCTAGACGGAGCAGGCTCGGCATTCGACCTTGGCCATCAGGGACTTCAACTAAGCCTTCGTATGGCAGATGGAAGACAGCCGGATCATCCGCTGCGTCAACAACTATGGAAAGCTTTGGACTGTCGAAGCAGCGCTGCGGTGAAAGCCAGGGTGGTGGAACCTGACTTCGGTGCTGCCGGTTTTGCTGCGCTGGCACCTCTTGTGGTAAAGGCCGCAGATCAAGGAATGACTGAAGCTCATTGCATTCTTAAACACTCAGCAGATGTCTTGGCAGCATCAATTGCCACGGTGGCTAGTGAATTAGATCTTAAGCAACCAAATCTTGTCGGTCATGGCGGAGCGCTTGAACATTTTTATAAGTTTCGCAGCCTCGTTAAAACAGCCGTGCGAGAACTCCTTCCCTCAGCACAATGGTTCCCAGCCTCAGGGGATGGGTGCCAAGGAGCCCTTGCCATGGCTAAGGAACTCAACACTAAACCGTGTTGA
- a CDS encoding IctB family putative bicarbonate transporter, whose protein sequence is MPAADVLIYQIPLLLRWQGLLHPAPSVLKRLEKLAGFLLVILLGSLPILTRPGLALLLIASGLLWVVWSVATPAGRINGITVWLLIILSIAILATGTSPVPIEATKGLLKLLGYLGVYALMYKLLKYNPTWWDRLLAGLLSGGLLSSTLALRQLYGNTEELATWADPNSITTDTIRIYGTLGNPNLLAGYLLPLLPLAAVALLRWTGCGSRIFATVTLILAGAATTLTYSRGGWLGMTAGLTIFVLLLLAYFTREWRPIWRQLLTLGVLLISTVILITVVTKFESIHIRITSLLVGRSDSSNNFRINVWLAVADMVRDRPWLGIGPGNNAFQSVYPLYQQPRFDALSAYSVPLEILVEMGLPGLIACLGLLSNVLGNGLASLRLNRNEALAGIACLATIGGLLMQGITDTIFFRPEVQIIGWFAVATLASRPKKA, encoded by the coding sequence ATGCCCGCGGCGGACGTGCTCATCTATCAGATTCCGTTACTTCTGCGCTGGCAAGGGCTCCTCCATCCAGCCCCATCCGTGTTGAAACGGCTAGAGAAGTTAGCAGGCTTCCTGTTAGTTATCCTGCTAGGCAGTCTTCCTATCCTGACACGCCCTGGGCTTGCCCTTCTATTAATTGCCAGTGGCCTACTCTGGGTAGTCTGGAGTGTGGCCACGCCCGCAGGAAGAATTAATGGAATTACTGTATGGCTACTCATCATTCTGAGTATTGCGATCTTAGCAACAGGGACATCGCCAGTACCAATAGAAGCAACCAAAGGGTTACTGAAATTGCTGGGCTATCTCGGTGTTTACGCCTTGATGTATAAACTGCTGAAATATAACCCCACTTGGTGGGATCGCCTCCTTGCAGGACTACTAAGTGGAGGACTGCTTAGTAGCACTCTTGCCCTCCGACAGCTCTATGGCAATACTGAAGAGCTAGCAACATGGGCCGATCCCAACTCAATCACTACCGATACAATTCGCATCTATGGAACACTTGGCAACCCTAATCTGCTGGCAGGGTATTTGCTGCCTTTGCTGCCTTTAGCTGCAGTCGCTCTGCTGCGTTGGACAGGATGTGGCAGTCGGATATTTGCTACCGTCACCTTAATTTTGGCAGGGGCGGCCACGACGCTCACTTACAGCCGTGGAGGATGGTTGGGTATGACAGCAGGGCTAACTATCTTTGTGCTCCTGCTACTCGCCTATTTTACCCGAGAGTGGCGTCCAATTTGGCGGCAATTATTAACTTTGGGAGTGCTACTCATTAGTACCGTCATCTTAATAACGGTTGTCACAAAATTCGAATCAATTCATATTCGTATTACAAGCTTGTTAGTTGGTCGAAGTGACAGTTCAAATAATTTTCGTATCAACGTCTGGTTAGCTGTTGCGGACATGGTGCGAGACCGACCTTGGTTGGGGATTGGTCCTGGGAATAATGCTTTTCAAAGTGTTTATCCATTATACCAGCAACCTAGGTTTGACGCTCTCAGTGCCTATTCAGTACCATTAGAGATTCTAGTAGAGATGGGACTACCAGGACTGATCGCATGCTTAGGGCTTCTCAGCAATGTTCTGGGCAACGGCCTAGCGAGTTTGCGCTTGAACCGAAACGAAGCTTTGGCGGGGATCGCTTGTCTAGCTACGATCGGCGGCTTGCTAATGCAAGGAATTACCGACACAATTTTTTTTCGCCCGGAAGTGCAAATTATCGGCTGGTTTGCTGTAGCAACCTTAGCTAGCCGGCCTAAGAAAGCGTGA
- a CDS encoding FIST N-terminal domain-containing protein yields the protein MSTFSPLSWFQAATSAPNCRTALSSSPSLDDAVRDVVHQVGRRGNADLALVFVSTGYASDLPRLLPMLQTSLHARHWIGCAGGGVVGTQPNGSASELEQVPALSVTLLSLAGAEIKTSILRPDQLPDLDGASQNWQDWVGIHPDDSRSQIVLIDPTCRSINDLISGLDYAYPRAEKIGGIAAPHNAPHGSLLIGNRVVTGAVVCSIGGDWFLDTVVAQGCRPIGPVFAIEQVQSNILLELNDGTTKASPVACLQRVLANLSEPEREQVRHSLFLGIERRDLQLPSAGVRGKGSAFLVRNLIGVDPINGAVAVAERMRAGQNVQFHLREAEASRQGALALLTQRMTEAAAPITFGLLMACFGRGQGLFGTPNGDINLARSLMPNLPVAGVFCNGEIGPVAGTTHLHGYTACWGLLRHAPVSKLNDP from the coding sequence ATGTCGACGTTCTCTCCGCTTAGCTGGTTCCAAGCCGCAACCTCGGCACCGAACTGCCGAACTGCTTTGTCATCCAGTCCCTCCCTGGACGACGCAGTGCGGGATGTAGTGCATCAAGTAGGACGCCGCGGTAATGCCGATCTGGCACTCGTGTTCGTATCTACCGGCTACGCCAGCGATTTACCCCGTTTACTTCCGATGCTCCAAACCAGCCTTCACGCCAGACATTGGATTGGTTGTGCAGGCGGAGGTGTCGTCGGGACCCAACCGAATGGCAGCGCTTCCGAGCTTGAACAAGTTCCAGCACTGAGTGTGACTTTGCTGTCCCTTGCCGGTGCCGAGATTAAAACGAGCATCCTTAGGCCCGATCAATTGCCTGATCTCGATGGAGCGTCTCAGAACTGGCAGGATTGGGTGGGCATTCATCCAGATGACAGCCGCAGTCAAATTGTCCTAATTGATCCCACGTGTCGGAGCATCAACGACCTGATTAGTGGATTGGACTATGCCTACCCACGCGCTGAAAAAATCGGTGGCATAGCTGCCCCTCATAACGCTCCACATGGATCTCTACTGATAGGTAACCGTGTGGTTACAGGCGCCGTGGTCTGCTCTATCGGTGGTGACTGGTTCCTGGACACCGTTGTTGCACAAGGATGCAGGCCAATCGGACCCGTGTTCGCAATCGAACAGGTGCAAAGTAACATCCTATTGGAACTAAACGATGGCACTACTAAAGCCAGTCCTGTGGCTTGTCTTCAGCGCGTTCTTGCAAATCTGAGCGAACCGGAGCGAGAACAGGTACGCCATTCACTCTTTCTCGGCATTGAGCGCCGAGATCTCCAACTCCCTTCAGCAGGTGTGAGAGGGAAAGGCAGTGCTTTCCTCGTTCGCAACCTAATCGGAGTAGATCCCATTAACGGCGCAGTTGCGGTAGCCGAACGGATGCGTGCTGGCCAAAACGTGCAATTCCACCTAAGAGAAGCTGAAGCTTCCCGTCAAGGCGCACTTGCCTTGCTGACTCAGCGTATGACCGAAGCAGCAGCTCCGATTACATTCGGATTGCTCATGGCCTGTTTTGGCCGTGGTCAAGGACTGTTCGGCACACCAAATGGCGACATCAATCTAGCCCGCAGCCTGATGCCCAACTTACCTGTAGCAGGAGTATTCTGCAACGGTGAGATTGGACCCGTCGCTGGCACCACCCACTTGCATGGTTACACTGCCTGCTGGGGGCTCCTCCGTCACGCTCCTGTCTCAAAACTAAATGACCCCTGA
- a CDS encoding DUF3177 family protein codes for MNELSYRTLVWLTYRLAATFAVGLPLVLLVWSAWRQDVMVLRLLTLYWKVASLMGISLLLLVDQRPLGYVTATIAPLLMVTSVWFWVDLNEELADQPNWKALPLTVRVWRWALSGFSLISIAMTTTGLSCMQTNQSPNCLIWLEAPKGINILAAKVFNFVFGGQWTEAFAAFLGYAALVAYTVGLLQWLLIRLPRYGRVAGEF; via the coding sequence GTGAACGAGCTGTCTTACCGCACGCTAGTTTGGCTTACTTATCGGTTGGCAGCTACGTTCGCGGTCGGCCTTCCCCTCGTCCTGCTGGTTTGGTCAGCATGGCGTCAAGACGTCATGGTTCTTCGACTGCTCACGCTTTATTGGAAGGTGGCCAGCTTGATGGGGATCAGTCTTCTGCTGCTAGTCGATCAGCGCCCACTTGGTTATGTCACAGCTACTATTGCGCCCTTACTTATGGTGACAAGCGTTTGGTTTTGGGTGGATCTCAATGAAGAGCTTGCTGATCAACCGAATTGGAAAGCGCTCCCTTTGACAGTGCGAGTATGGCGCTGGGCATTGAGCGGATTTAGCTTAATTAGCATCGCTATGACGACAACCGGTCTGAGTTGCATGCAAACGAATCAGTCCCCTAATTGCTTGATATGGCTAGAGGCACCGAAGGGAATCAATATCCTTGCTGCCAAGGTATTCAACTTCGTCTTTGGTGGTCAGTGGACTGAGGCGTTCGCGGCGTTTCTAGGATATGCGGCTCTAGTGGCTTACACGGTTGGCTTATTGCAGTGGCTTTTGATTCGTTTGCCTCGCTATGGACGTGTTGCAGGAGAGTTTTAA
- the ileS gene encoding isoleucine--tRNA ligase — MSKKTRDNTGEPPSYKTTLNLLETNFGMRANAVTREPELQNFWAEHGIDFKLGSQNQGPTFTLHDGPPYANGSLHMGHVLNKVLKDIINKYQVLKGRRVRFVPGWDCHGLPIELKVLQSMNREQRQSLTPIELRKKAASYACEQVRVQMRGFQRWGIWADWEHPYLSIQKGYEAAQIRVFSTMALKGHIYRDLKPVHWSPSSRTALAEAELEYPDGHISPSVYAAFSAVELPFALREILEAESIHLPNTVEELGRRLKVAIWTTTPWTLVANLAVSVNKRFNYVFADNNAGCLLIIAADLVGSLSKILGQPLTAKATIKGDQLAGLRYRHPLLDRTSPIVIGGDYITTEAGTGLVHTAPGHGIDDFYTGQKHGLPVLCPVDEAGTLTGEAGPFAGLNVLKDANSVIIDALQNTGALLKHEPYTHRYPYDWRTKEPTIFRATEQWFASVDGFRDQALAALDEVEWIPISGRNRIESMIKERNDWCISRQRTWGVPIPVFYNRNNGDVLLNAETLGHVEALIAEHGADVWWEKDEAELLPATFADQANQWRKGLDTMDVWFDSGSSWAAVASQRTNLNYPADLYLEGSDQHRGWFQSSLLTSVAINGQAPYQRVLTHGFALDEKGQKMSKSLGNVVDPMVVIAGGKNQKQEPPYGADVLRLWVSSVDYSADVSIGASILNQLADVYRKVRNTSRYLLGNLHSFDPSRDAVPINELPLLDRWMLQRASEVIDAAAAAFDNFEFYRFFQLLQNFCVSDLSGFYLDIAKDRLYVSAPADRRRRSCQTVIALMVERLAGMIAPVLCHMAEDIWQNLPYSVPETSVFQRGWPSVPAEWRDGSLSAPVRQLRRLRTGVNRVLEGCRNRQELGASLEAAVRLEAESVELKAALHWLNEHGDAEVDGLRDWLLVSQVQIGGEPWAEVLDSQNDEQVLIEVAQARGNKCSRCWHYEADVGQHALHPDLCGRCVGILERRSYQLA; from the coding sequence GTGAGTAAGAAAACGCGCGACAACACCGGGGAGCCCCCCTCTTACAAGACCACCCTCAACCTGCTTGAGACCAATTTCGGAATGCGCGCCAATGCCGTCACGCGGGAACCCGAGCTTCAGAACTTTTGGGCAGAGCATGGTATTGATTTTAAACTAGGTTCACAGAATCAAGGGCCCACGTTCACACTTCACGATGGACCGCCATACGCGAATGGTTCGCTTCACATGGGGCATGTCCTTAACAAAGTATTGAAAGATATAATTAACAAGTATCAGGTACTAAAGGGGCGTCGTGTGCGGTTTGTCCCTGGATGGGACTGTCACGGTTTACCTATTGAGCTCAAAGTACTCCAATCGATGAATCGAGAACAGCGCCAGTCATTGACGCCGATTGAGTTGCGCAAAAAAGCAGCGTCTTACGCTTGCGAACAAGTTCGCGTTCAAATGCGGGGTTTCCAGCGCTGGGGAATCTGGGCGGATTGGGAGCATCCCTATCTCAGCATTCAGAAAGGGTATGAGGCGGCACAGATTAGAGTTTTTAGTACGATGGCGCTTAAAGGACATATTTACCGCGATCTCAAGCCAGTACACTGGAGCCCAAGCTCCCGTACGGCCCTTGCGGAAGCAGAACTAGAATATCCTGACGGCCATATTAGCCCTAGCGTGTATGCCGCTTTTTCAGCCGTGGAGCTCCCGTTTGCATTACGGGAGATCTTGGAAGCTGAGTCAATCCACCTACCAAACACAGTAGAAGAGCTTGGCCGAAGACTAAAAGTCGCTATCTGGACAACCACGCCCTGGACGTTGGTGGCTAATCTAGCAGTGTCTGTCAACAAACGATTCAACTACGTTTTCGCCGACAACAATGCTGGTTGTCTACTAATTATCGCAGCTGATTTGGTAGGATCCCTCAGTAAAATCCTCGGACAGCCGCTCACAGCTAAAGCAACAATCAAAGGAGATCAACTGGCTGGCCTGAGGTACCGTCACCCTCTTCTGGACCGTACCAGTCCCATAGTGATCGGCGGTGACTACATCACTACCGAAGCAGGTACCGGACTAGTGCACACCGCTCCCGGTCATGGTATAGACGACTTTTATACCGGCCAAAAGCATGGATTGCCTGTGTTATGTCCGGTTGATGAGGCGGGCACCCTCACCGGCGAGGCCGGACCCTTTGCCGGGCTGAACGTATTGAAGGATGCAAACTCAGTAATCATCGATGCTTTACAAAATACCGGAGCGCTGTTGAAGCATGAGCCATATACCCATCGTTATCCCTATGACTGGCGCACCAAGGAACCCACCATCTTCCGTGCCACAGAGCAATGGTTTGCATCGGTTGACGGTTTTCGAGATCAGGCACTCGCTGCACTCGATGAGGTGGAGTGGATACCGATATCCGGTCGCAATCGGATTGAGTCGATGATCAAGGAACGTAACGACTGGTGTATTTCACGCCAGCGAACCTGGGGTGTACCAATCCCAGTTTTTTATAATCGCAACAACGGTGATGTATTACTCAATGCTGAGACTCTGGGACACGTAGAGGCGTTGATTGCCGAGCATGGCGCTGACGTGTGGTGGGAAAAAGACGAAGCAGAGTTGCTGCCTGCAACCTTCGCAGATCAAGCTAACCAATGGCGTAAAGGATTGGACACGATGGATGTGTGGTTCGACTCCGGCTCTAGCTGGGCAGCTGTCGCCAGCCAACGCACAAATCTCAACTACCCGGCAGACCTCTATTTGGAAGGTTCTGATCAGCATCGCGGCTGGTTTCAAAGTTCTTTACTTACTTCTGTTGCAATCAACGGCCAGGCCCCATATCAACGTGTACTCACGCATGGTTTCGCTTTGGATGAGAAAGGCCAGAAAATGAGCAAATCCTTGGGCAACGTAGTGGACCCAATGGTGGTTATCGCGGGTGGCAAAAATCAGAAACAAGAGCCTCCCTATGGGGCTGATGTTTTGCGGCTTTGGGTTAGTTCCGTAGACTATTCCGCCGATGTGTCGATCGGCGCCAGCATTTTAAATCAGCTTGCAGATGTGTATCGTAAAGTTCGCAATACTAGCCGCTATCTGCTCGGCAACTTGCACTCTTTCGATCCGTCTCGCGATGCTGTTCCAATAAATGAGCTTCCACTACTGGATCGATGGATGCTGCAGCGTGCATCTGAAGTAATAGACGCCGCCGCCGCTGCCTTTGATAATTTTGAGTTTTATCGCTTCTTCCAACTGCTACAAAACTTTTGCGTTTCCGATCTATCGGGCTTTTATCTCGACATCGCCAAAGATCGCCTTTACGTGAGCGCGCCTGCAGACCGGCGCCGACGTAGTTGCCAGACCGTGATAGCGCTGATGGTAGAGCGACTTGCTGGCATGATCGCCCCCGTGCTTTGCCATATGGCAGAAGATATTTGGCAGAACCTCCCCTACTCGGTGCCAGAAACTTCTGTTTTCCAGCGCGGTTGGCCCAGTGTTCCTGCTGAATGGCGTGACGGTAGTTTATCCGCACCAGTTCGGCAATTGAGGCGGCTGCGTACAGGAGTGAACAGAGTATTGGAAGGTTGTCGAAATCGACAGGAACTAGGCGCCTCACTCGAGGCGGCCGTCCGTCTGGAAGCAGAGAGTGTAGAGTTAAAAGCGGCTCTGCATTGGCTTAATGAGCACGGCGATGCTGAGGTAGATGGCTTGCGCGACTGGCTACTCGTATCACAAGTCCAGATTGGTGGAGAACCCTGGGCAGAAGTACTAGATAGCCAGAACGACGAGCAAGTTCTGATTGAAGTAGCCCAAGCTCGAGGCAACAAGTGCAGTCGCTGTTGGCACTACGAAGCCGATGTGGGACAGCACGCCTTGCATCCTGATCTATGTGGTCGATGCGTTGGAATTCTCGAGAGGAGATCCTACCAATTAGCTTGA
- a CDS encoding Ycf66 family protein: MLAILSGDICLLFGLTLLLLPLLATELSRPRDGAWGAVVLVLGLVLVTSNDRLRGAPMLAVLCGSLLIGRLSMEVGQARWRILSDDEQRKLGSLDHWLSNIWRLKSAAVSLGEALSSVVKQLKPTGKSGVTKKWVRPGFKPAEAPKATSKVQPVSSSADDGI; encoded by the coding sequence ATGCTTGCTATCCTCAGTGGCGATATTTGCCTGTTGTTCGGCCTAACACTCCTCCTACTGCCCTTGCTGGCTACGGAACTAAGCCGACCTCGCGATGGTGCTTGGGGAGCCGTTGTACTAGTTCTCGGCTTGGTCTTAGTGACCAGTAATGATCGGCTGCGCGGCGCTCCCATGCTGGCAGTTCTCTGCGGGAGCCTGCTGATCGGCCGCTTAAGCATGGAAGTGGGGCAGGCTCGCTGGCGAATTCTGAGTGATGATGAGCAACGGAAACTCGGCTCTCTAGATCACTGGTTGAGTAACATCTGGCGACTCAAATCAGCAGCAGTGAGCCTTGGAGAAGCATTAAGCAGCGTTGTTAAGCAGTTGAAGCCAACTGGAAAATCTGGAGTAACGAAGAAATGGGTGCGCCCTGGTTTTAAACCAGCTGAAGCACCTAAAGCGACTTCCAAAGTGCAACCTGTTTCATCCTCCGCAGATGATGGAATTTAA
- the crtR gene encoding beta-carotene hydroxylase codes for MRCLSVDQLPQTPFQQQQPHLAGTVHRSVLKEFVDPPGAWNPTIGLFFSGYGLAAFTIWGWFVGELPLPILLCSGFLALHLEGTVIHDASHNAAHPSRWINQLMGHGSALLLGFSFPVFTRVHLEHHSHVNDPHNDPDHIVSTFGPLWLIAPRFFYHEWFFFKRRLWRRWELMQWGFERSAFAIIILAAVHFDFLPFIFNCWFAPALMVGVTLGLFFDYLPHRPFTSRNRWTNARVYPGRIMNWLIMGQNYHLVHHLWPSIPWFEYKSAYEATKSLFDSKGSPQRLGIFETTKDGCNFLYDILVGVRSHKHHRGKMRRIAKVLPARRLRRGWLAFVNRIAIKTEPRRWRSF; via the coding sequence ATGCGTTGCCTATCTGTCGACCAGTTGCCCCAGACCCCTTTTCAACAACAGCAGCCCCATTTGGCTGGGACTGTGCATCGTTCTGTGCTCAAAGAATTTGTTGACCCACCCGGTGCTTGGAACCCCACTATTGGATTATTTTTCAGTGGCTACGGTTTAGCTGCCTTCACAATTTGGGGCTGGTTTGTTGGCGAATTGCCTTTGCCAATTCTGCTTTGTAGCGGGTTTTTGGCTTTGCATCTTGAAGGAACGGTTATTCATGATGCTTCTCATAACGCTGCACACCCCAGTCGCTGGATAAATCAATTAATGGGGCATGGATCAGCCCTGCTACTGGGATTTAGTTTTCCCGTTTTTACACGCGTCCATCTTGAACATCATTCCCATGTTAATGATCCACATAACGACCCTGATCATATCGTTAGCACGTTCGGGCCTCTCTGGTTGATTGCTCCTCGTTTTTTCTATCATGAGTGGTTTTTCTTTAAGCGTCGTCTTTGGAGACGTTGGGAGTTAATGCAATGGGGATTTGAACGAAGTGCTTTTGCAATAATTATTCTTGCTGCTGTTCATTTTGATTTCCTTCCTTTTATTTTTAACTGTTGGTTTGCACCTGCTTTGATGGTGGGTGTAACTCTTGGTCTCTTTTTTGATTATTTACCTCATAGGCCCTTCACATCCCGAAACCGATGGACCAATGCTCGTGTTTATCCTGGACGAATAATGAACTGGTTGATAATGGGGCAAAATTATCATCTAGTTCATCATCTTTGGCCTTCTATTCCTTGGTTTGAGTACAAATCTGCCTACGAGGCTACAAAATCTCTTTTTGATTCAAAAGGCTCACCCCAAAGACTTGGCATTTTTGAAACCACTAAAGATGGATGTAATTTTCTTTACGATATCTTAGTCGGTGTCAGGAGTCATAAGCACCACAGGGGAAAGATGCGCCGTATCGCTAAAGTCTTGCCTGCACGTCGTTTACGACGTGGTTGGCTTGCGTTTGTGAACCGCATTGCAATTAAAACAGAGCCGAGACGCTGGCGATCATTCTAA
- the gatC gene encoding Asp-tRNA(Asn)/Glu-tRNA(Gln) amidotransferase subunit GatC, whose product MNRISANEVRKVAKLARLNLSETKIATYTGQLELILEYVGQLEKVDTTGIPATARTVEVTNITRQDSVISTPVREEILNQAPQREGSFLRVPKILAD is encoded by the coding sequence ATGAACCGGATCTCTGCGAACGAAGTGCGCAAGGTAGCAAAGCTAGCTCGCCTTAATTTGTCAGAAACAAAAATCGCCACTTATACAGGGCAACTTGAATTGATTTTGGAGTATGTCGGCCAGCTTGAAAAAGTTGATACCACGGGAATTCCTGCAACCGCTCGTACCGTTGAAGTCACAAACATCACCAGGCAAGACAGTGTGATATCGACCCCAGTTCGCGAAGAAATTCTGAATCAAGCGCCACAACGGGAGGGAAGTTTTTTGCGAGTGCCAAAAATACTGGCGGATTAA